From Amyelois transitella isolate CPQ chromosome 4, ilAmyTran1.1, whole genome shotgun sequence, one genomic window encodes:
- the LOC106129402 gene encoding zinc finger protein 595 yields the protein MAQQGHKNVCRVCLRTDLFEDQKGLSLFQTYRDSLISEHINTITTVGIKQNDGLPEKICPECLLELDTVINFKRKCETSNLLLLHTNNINEENNDVKGELDADDVKLELKTEDLKNGECEEECLDTEYLDESFDNTCIEVDIPPKPSKSIDLKLICHDCGGSFRTKCKLRVHWKKVHLYEALICQICKRTFKSYKALNRHVKAKLKSCLATKNVTVQGTGKSRLFLCKECPYSSRRFKDVNCHYLTHSGERPVKCRLCDKKYTQLSSMEGHMENAHGIYKVEITCQYCGKIVRGRNRVYKHLQRHTAQKCQCDICKKMFRSKKSLIMHMVRHTGVKSYTCEKCAISFFTLSELCNHKRHKHSLKQNWYKCKLCDYRSHSIGVVNKHQVKHSGLNIYCSICRRFFDNTLPLAQHVLKHTETEKKFHCLFCDKKYFKKDSLSKHMKIKHKELLPHKPVLVKNELNKDDGTSTKIKEK from the coding sequence ATGGCTCAGCAAGggcataaaaatgtttgtagaGTTTGTTTGAGAACTGATCTATTCGAAGACCAAAAAGGTTTGTCTCTCTTCCAAACATACAGAGATTCTCTCATCTCAGAACACATAAACACAATAACCACCGTAGGTATCAAGCAAAACGATGGTTTACCTGAGAAAATTTGTCCGGAATGTTTACTGGAACTGGATACTGTCATCAATTTTAAACGAAAATGTGAAACTTCGAATTTACTTTTGTTAcacacaaataatattaatgaagaaaataatgatGTGAAAGGAGAATTGGACGCCGATGATGTGAAATTAGAATTGAAAACTGAAGATTTGAAGAATGGGGAATGCGAAGAAGAATGCTTAGACACAGAATATTTAGACGAAAGTTTTGATAATACTTGTATTGAAGTCGACATTCCACCAAAGCCAAGTAAatcaatagatttaaaattaatatgccACGATTGTGGCGGTTCCTTTCGAACGAAGTGTAAATTACGTGTGCATTGGAAGAAAGTCCATCTATATGAAGCACTGATATGTCAAATTTGTAAACGCACATTCAAAAGTTACAAAGCATTAAATCGTCATGTCAAAGCTAAATTGAAATCATGCTTGGCGACGAAAAATGTAACTGTACAAGGAACAGGTAAATCAAGACTGTTCTTATGCAAAGAATGCCCATACAGTTCACGGAGATTCAAAGATGTAAATTGTCATTACCTAACACACAGTGGTGAGAGACCAGTTAAGTGTCGTTTGTGTGACAAGAAGTACACTCAATTAAGTTCCATGGAAGGCCACATGGAAAACGCTCATGGGATTTACAAAGTAGAAATAACATGTCAGTATTGCGGTAAAATAGTGCGGGGACGAAACAGAGTGTATAAGCATTTGCAAAGGCACACTGCCCAAAAATGTCAGTGCGATATTTGCAAAAAGATGTTTAGGTCCAAGAAGAGTTTAATAATGCATATGGTTCGCCACACCGGAGTAAAGTCGTACACCTGCGAGAAATGTGCTATATCTTTCTTCACTTTATCTGAATTGTGTAACCACAAACGCCATAAACACAGTTTAAAGCAAAATTGGTACAAATGTAAATTATGTGATTATCGATCTCACAGCATCGGAGTGGTAAACAAACACCAAGTAAAACACTCGGGCTTAAATATTTACTGCAGTATATGCCGAAGGTTTTTTGATAATACTCTTCCATTAGCACAGCATGTCCTGAAGCATACAGAAACAGAGAAGAAATTTCATTGCctattttgtgataaaaaatatttcaagaaggACTCTCTTTCTAAACACATGAAGATCAAACACAAAGAACTGTTACCTCATAAACCGGTTTTAGTCAaaaatgaattgaataaaGATGATGGGACTTCAACCAAAATTAAAGAGAAATAG